TCACAAACGCTCCACAACAATTGTCAGCCAGCTGTCCATGGGTATAGAGCTTGAATTGTGCTACTTCTTCTAGAGGCCAACAGTTGCTTTTAGTTTTGTATAAAATGTTTGTCTTCCcgtgtatataaaaacaacaccCCACACCCCACACCCCACCCCAGTATTATTTGACACTCTACTGTACATAAAACACCCCCCGCTCTGTCGCTCACCTCTAACCACTAGTTGTATTTGCATGTTCTTTGTCTGTTTCCGGCTAGATTTGAATGTTATTCGTGCATAATTTACACTCTCcccctatatatatacttatatgcatATCTAGAGAGCGGCATTCTGTCAGACATGTCCATCACGCCGGATCATCAGGAGcacggccacgcccacgccgcGGAGCAGTTGTCTGGCAGTCGGGGCAGTTGGTCCACATCCACATTCGGCACggcaacagccacagcctcCACCTCGACGGTGATCCTGCGTCGCTACAAGTCGTACGCCCACGCTGCCGAGGCAGCAGCGCCGGAGAGCAACAAGTGAGATCGAAGTGGAAGTCGAAGTTGAAGTGTCGCAGTTTTCATCTCAGTTTTCGATGCCCGCATAGTTAGTTACGAGAAAAATGAATACATAGCTTTAGCGAAAAACGGTTTCATCAGATTCAGATTTACatataatacatatgcatacttattattactattatttttttgttatttattatttatttttgattttagttGCGTTAATTTTTTGTCATCAATTTTCATCCTATTGTATTATTTGCCTTGGATGCATTTTCTTACATTTATCACATTCTCtgtttttagaaaatttaaaaattattgaattcAATGTGTCAATGtcgaaatatatttcatagcTCTTAATCAACCTTAATCTACGCGTACAacccacacacaacacacaaatcgaggggcacacacacaaagtgcCAGCCGAAATGGGCGTTACCACGCCCAAAAGAAAAtcaatcgaaatcgaaattcaTAACGTACAGTTAgttaatatatgtaaattaagTGCCTATCTTTAGATTATCGTaaacaatatacatacataattgcATATCTTTACAAATATGAATAATGTATACAATTAAGCAAAGAATTGAATAAATGTTGCTTCGAAATATTTAGAATATCGAAACATATCAGCAGGGCCCCCCACACAAGCCAAGAATCTGTGTGTGCTGCTTAACAGTTAAAATGTTGCCTCTCCGAATTCTGTTTGTAATTCCCAACAGCTTATTCGCCGCCCTGCTGGTATAAATAACTAGACGAATAGAAAGTTTCGCAATATGAAGATAATTTTACAACCCGAACCCTCGTGTGGGCCTTTGCCGTTTTTGGTAAAGGGACGTAATTCTGATTTATGCAACttctattttacttttttgtatatttgttttttcttttttatcaaaaatacaaaattttgtACTTATACTAGTTAACATAAAGCGCTTCTGTTAGCCGCCGTGCAGTGTGGATATGAAAAGCACGTTATCATTCTGTTGCAGCTCATAGTCTAGCTCGCCCTGTAATAATACAATAGCTTTAACTGACGGTTCTTTATAAGATAAGAATAGGTCATCTTACCAGCAGCTCCCAGTCCGTATCATTGATCAGCACCAGGATGCCGGGCCGTCTGTGAAACAGAAGAGCCAACAAACATAACAAAAGGAACAATTGCTGCTGCCAAAGACTCACTTACACCGTACTTTCCTGAATGAATAGCTCAGGACGTTCTGTTAAAATGTTGGCGTGCATCCACTTTAGCAAATTCGCTATGGTCCCTGCAATAAATCGTTTTACGGCTGGCAGTAAATTATGGAAAGTACCGATGGATTCTCACATTTTTGGTCACCGTCCAATGCAAGTTCCCGCCGTTTGATGTTGCCAAAGAGCAGTTCGGCGCCAGCACTGGAAGAGGAGTTCTTTGAATAACGGTAAGCTTGAACATTTTCACATATTACCTGAACTCcagtattatttttaagtccGGCATCTCTTGGCAATCTACAgtcaatttattattgttttggaTGTTTGACATTCACCATAAAAGACAGAAATTAACACTGCGTCGAGTGCTCAGTTTTGCGCAATGTTACTCATCTTGCGTTTACATAGCTGCTTTTGCGCCAATAAGCTCTTTTTGCGTTTCTggataaaaaaattttttataaaccTTCATTTTTTGAACGCAAATGGATAATATGATACTAACGAGTCAAAAATCTTTCCAAAATCGggcattatttggccgagatatgccaaaatctcaacaaaaaaggttgccttttcaaacgaatcgatttttggtcaacaacttttattaagaaatcgATTGTTAATTtacttgaatgccaattgatagtagggatccgtacgaattcaaaaaggtataacattttataatcTAACGATATTTAtccgattttgagaaaaaacgtgatgtaacgccttgcttttttggtcgatttgggtcaaaatttagattttcatttcttgaacgccaatcgatagtacagatccttacgagtcaaaaatggtatatctttccaaaatcggacattatttagccgagatatgccaaaatcCCAACAAACTGGGTTGCCTTTATAAACGAATCGAATTTGggtcaacaacttttattaagaaatcgATTGTTAATTtacttgaatgccaattgatagtagggatccgtacgaattcaaaaaggtataacattttataatctaacgatatttacccgagatattgaaaaaaaatcatcgaaaaagttttgattttcgaaccgaccccgattttaagaaaaaacgtgatgtaaccccttgcttatttggtcgatttgggtcaaaatttagattttcatttcttgaacgccaatcgatagtactgattcttacgagtcaaaaatggtatatctttctaaaatcggacattatttggccgagatatgccagaATCTCAACAAAAAAGGTTGCCTTTTCAAA
The sequence above is a segment of the Drosophila virilis strain 15010-1051.87 chromosome 3, Dvir_AGI_RSII-ME, whole genome shotgun sequence genome. Coding sequences within it:
- the Urm1 gene encoding ubiquitin-related modifier 1 homolog — its product is MSNIQNNNKLTVDCQEMPDLKIILEFSAGAELLFGNIKRRELALDGDQKWTIANLLKWMHANILTERPELFIQESTVRPGILVLINDTDWELLGELDYELQQNDNVLFISTLHGG